The DNA region CTTTATTCTTTTTATTTACCACCAATATATATGCGCAGCCTAACGGACAAGCCTTGTTCTCGAGCAATTGTGCTTCCTGTCACGCTGTTCATAAAGATCTGACCGGTCCTAAACTGGCAGGTGTAGAAGAAAGATGGGGCAACCAGGAAAACTTGTATAAGTGGATCAAGAACAGTTCGGCTTACCTGAAGACTGGTGATCAATATGCGGTTAGTCTTTGGGAGAAGTGGAACAGGACAAACATGCCTGCTTTCAACCTGAGCGATGAAGAAATAGGTGCTATCCTTACTTACATCAATTCAGTTCCTGACCCGGCACTTGCACAACCAGTGCCCGGTGTTACTGGTGCACAAGGTGGCGGCGAAGGAGATAATACGTTGTTGTATGGTATCCTTACACTTGTTCTTGCTATCGTTGTTTTGATCTTGTTGCAGGTTAACTCAAGTCTTAGAAAACTATCTGCTGAAAAACAAGGAGAGCCTGTACTGGAGCCAGTTCCCTTCTGGCGCAACAAAGTTTACATTGCTACTTTCACTATCATTTTATTCTGCATAGGTGGTTACCTTACTGTAACCGGTGCTATTGGTTTAGGTCGTTCTCAAAATTACCAGCCTGAGCAACCAATCTACTACTCACACAAGGTACACGCAGGTACCAACCAGATCAGCTGTTTGTACTGCCATGGTGGTGCACAGGAAGGTAAGCATGCAAATATCCCTTCACTAAACATTTGTATGAACTGTCACATGGCAGTGAACGAATACACTGGCACAGATAAACTCTACAAAGAAGACGGTACAGAAGTTAACGGTACTGCAGAAATACAGAAGCTTTATAAAATGGCTGGATATGAGCCAGGCAAACCTTGGGATCCATCAAAAGGAAAACCAATTGAGTGGGTAAAAATTCACAACCTGCCTGACCACGTTTATTTCAACCACGCACAACACGTAACAGCTGGTAAAGTAGCATGTCAAACTTGTCACGGAGAGATCCAGAATATGGACGAGGTAAAACAGTTTGCTGACCTAAGCATGGGCTGGTGCGTTAACTGTCACAGGGAAACAAAAGTTCAGTTCCAGGATAATGGTTTCTACAGCATCTATCAGAAATTCCATGATGATCTGAAGAATGGAAAGATTGATAGCGCAAGAGGTATCACTGTTGAAAAGATAGGTGGAACCGAGTGTCAAAAATGTCACTACTAATCATCATTCTAACTCACTATTCAAGCATTATAAATAATAGAAAGCGGGTACTGGCAATAGTCAACTACCAACTATCAACTGAAATAATATGGAGCAAAAAAAGTACTGGCAAAGTTTTGGAGAGCTGAACCAATCTAACGCTAATCAATCCGCTGGTGAAGACGAGTTCCAGGAAGATCTGCCACTAGAGGTAGACGACAAAGGTTTATTAGACGCAAAAACTCCGCGCAGAGATTTTCTTAAATTCATGGGTTTTAGTACTGCTGCTGCTGCTGTAGCTGCCAGTTGCGAAATGCCAGTGAAAAAGGCAATTCCTTTTGTAAACAAACCGCAGGAAATAACACCAGGTGTAGCAAACTATTATGCTACTACTTACGTGCAGGATAATGAGGTGGTAAGTGCGATAGCCAAAGTGAGAGATGGCCGCCCGATCAAAATAGAGGGTAACGAACTTTCAACTATATACCAAGGTGGTACATCTGCAAGAATGCAGGCATCTGTACTTGACCTTTATGATACAAGCAGGCTTACTGTACCTAAAGCAAATAACAAAGAAGTAAGCACATTTGATGCTTTTGATAAAATGGTAATGGCTGAGCTTGATCAACTTGGTGGAAGACCAGTTGTAGTGCTTACTAACACCATCACTTCTCCTACTACACGCGATGCTATCACCCAGTTCTTAGGAAGATACCCTGGCCGTCATGTACAGTACGATGCTATCAGCTACAGCGGCATGCTGCAGGCTAACGAAGCATCTTACGGCAGAAGAACTATTCCTTCTTACAATTTTGCAGCAGCAAGAGTAATTGTAAGCTTGAATGCTGACTTCCTGGGTACATGGTTGAGCCCGGTTGAATTCAACAAGCAATACGCGGAAACAAGAAGATTAAATAATACAGATCTGCAAATGAGCCGTCACATCCAGTTTGAACCTGTGATGACCATGACCGGTGCAAATGCTGATGAAAGATATAACCACCGCCCATCTGAAACAGGTGCTATAGCACTTGCTTTATATGCAGCAGTTGGTGGAGCTGTTACTGCTCCTGCATTACCTGCCAACCTGCAGCAAGCAGTGGCTCGTACTGCAAAAGCACTACAAGATGCTCGTGGAGCTGCAGTAGTGGTAGCAGGTAGCAACGATGTAAACATCCAGACCATTGTAAATGGTATCAACGATGCTATTGGTGCAAATGGTTCAACCATTGACTGGGGTACCACCTACAATACCTACCAGGGTATTGATACAGACATGGTACAACTGGTGAATGACATGAATTCTGGTGCGATCGGTGCATTGCTTATCTACAATGTAAACCCAGCCTACAACTACTTCGACCAACAGAAGTTTGTAGAGGGTATGAAGCGTGTGAAGTTTGCTGTTTCTTTCAACCAGAAAATGGATGAGACGAGCCAGCTTTGTAAATATGTTATTCCTGATCATCACTACCTGGAAAGCTGGGGTGATGTAGAGCCTAAAACAGGTTATTTCTCCCTGCTTCAGCCTACCATTCACCCGCTGTTTAAAACACGCCAGTGGCAAGACAGCCTGTTAAGGTGGAGTGGAGCAACCACAGACTACCTGGGCGCTTTACGAACATACTGGATCGGCAGGTTGGGAAGCGAAAGCCGTTGGGATAAAGCTATTCAAGATGGTGTTGTTTCTCCTGCTGCAGCAACCAGCGTAAATTCTACAAGAACTGCTGCTACTAGCAGTGCACCTGATACTTTAAGAAGCACACAAACCCCTACAGGCGGATTGCTTACAGCTTTGGCTGCAGGTGGTACAACAGCTCGTGGTGCTAGCTTCAATAGTGGTGGTGTTGCGCAGGCAGCAGCTACTATTACTGCAGCACAATCTTCTGGTACCGAGGTGGTATTGTATCAAAAAGTAACAATGGGTATTGGCTCACAAGCTAACAACCCTTGGCTACAGGAAACGCCTGATCCAATCACTAAAGCTACCTGGGATAACTACGCTATCATTTCGCCAGCAATGGCATTGAACATCTTTGGCATTGACCTGACAAAGAATGGCGATAGCGATGCATACGAAGTACATTCTGAAAAGCCTGTTCTAAAAATAACAGCTAACGGAAAAACTATAGAGCTTCCAATCATCATTGTTCCTGGAACAAATCAGAACACCGTAGGTATAGCAGTAGGTTACGGACGTGGTACCAACGCGGTATACGATGGTGAAAATGCAACACGTGATGATAATGCAATGGAAAGAGCACGTGTGAATATCGGTAAAGCAGGTGGGGGTGTAGGTAAAAACGTATTCCCGCTTGTTACTTTCAACGGAAGAAACCGTGACTACTACATATACAAAGCTGAGGTTGCCAAAGCTGGATACAAAGCTTCTGTAGCACAAAACCAGGTTTCAAATAGCCACCATGGTCGTACCGAGGTTGTTATTGAAACATCACTTGCAAGTCTTAAGGCTAACCCTGAAATAATCCTGGGAAGGCGTAAGCACATGCACGAAGACTTTGCTCCTAAAACAGGCAATTTCGAAAAAGAAGCTACACTTTACCCGCTGTTTCCTAAGCCGGGTATTAAGTGGGGCATGAGCATAGACATGAATACCTGTACAGGTTGCCACGCATGTGTGGTAGCATGTACTGCAGAAAATAATGTGGCTGTGGTAGGTAAGAGCGAAGTAGCTCGTCACCACGACATGCACTGGCTGCGTATTGACCGCTACTTTAGCGGCGATTTGGATAATCCAAACGTAGTATTCCAGCCGATGCTGTGCCAGCACTGTGATAACGCTCCTTGTGAGAACGTTTGCCCGGTAGCTGCTACCAACCACAACAGTGAAGGTATCAACCAAATGATCTATAACCGTTGTATCGGTACAAGGTATTGCGGTAACAACTGTCCTTATAAAGTACGTCGTTTCAACTGGGCTGATTATATGGGTGCTGATAGCTTCCCTAACAACCAGCATGGCACCAACTCTATGACTGATGCCTCTCGTATGATGAACGATGACCTGACAAGAATGGTACTGAACCCTGATGTAACTGTTCGTAGCCGTGGTGTTATCGAAAAATGTTCTTTCTGTGTTCAGCGTTTGCAAGATGGTAAGCTAAAAGCTAAGAAAGAAAGCCGTCCATTGCGTACAGGTGCTGAAGGATACGATGTGAAGACTGCTTGTCAGCAAGCTTGTCCTGCAGATGCGATCATATTTGGTAATGTGAACGATGAACAGAGTGATGTATTCCAACACAGGGCTAACAACCAGAACCGTCTGTTCTATGTGCTGGAAATGATACACACGCTGCCTAACGTAAGCTACCTGGCTAAAGTGAGAAATGTAGATGCACTGATGCCTGTAGGTAAAAAAGAACAAGCTACTGTAGGTGGAGAAGCAGAACAGGATAACACAACTCGTGACCAAAAGCACTAGTAAGTAGCAGAAAAGGCAAGGGGAGTAGAGTAGTGAGAAGGCAGCTGAAGTGAGTGACACAACGATGTTGAATAGAGATATAAAGTTCATTACATAAAATATTTATAGAAGTAAGCATTTAGCAGGAAAGGGAGAATTGGAAAACCAGCCACTAATGTTTACGACTTAATTAAGCCAAACCAGATGCATTTAAAGTACGAATCACAAATCAGGGAACCACTGGTAGATGGTAACAAAGACTATCACCAGGTAACGGAAGACATTATTCGTCCGATAGAGGCCAAGCCGAGCAGGCTGTGGTATATAGGTTTCTTTATTTCAGTAGCCCTGTTGTTGTTTGGTGTTTACAGCGTGTACCGCGAGGTAACTTACGGTATAGGTGAGTGGAACCTGAACAAAACAATTGGCTGGGGTTGGGATATCACCAACTTCGTATGGTGGGTAGGTATTGGTCACGCGGGTACGCTTATCTCGGCTATCTTGTTGCTCTTTAGACAAGGCTGGAGAACAGGTGTAAACCGTGCGGCTGAGGCGATGACGATCTTTGCGGTAATGTGTGCGGGCCAGTTCCCGATCTTCCACATGGGTCGAGTTTGGATGGCGTTCTTTGTACTTCCTTATCCTAACACACGTGGTCCGCTGTGGGTAAACTTTGCTTCTCCACTATTATGGGACGTGTTCGCGATCTCTACTTACTTTACTGTATCACTGTTGTTCTGGTACTCTGGTTTGTTGCCTGACTTTGCAACAGTACGTGACCGTGCTAAAACTAAACTTCGTAAACTATTATACGGTGTAGCTGCATTTGGTTGGAACGGTAGTACAAAACACTGGCAGCGCCACGAGAGTTTGTCTCTTGTACTTGCTGGTTTGAGTACGCCACTGGTACTTTCGGTACACACGATCGTATCTTTTGACTTCGCCACTTCAGTTATTCCAGGATGGCACACTACCATCTTCCCTCCATACTTCGTTGCTGGTGCGATATTCTCAGGATTTGCAATGGTGCAAACGCTGATGATCGTAGTTCGTAAAGTGTTGAACCTGCAGGATTATATCACCATCGGCCACATTGAAGCTATGAACAAGGTAATCGTGTTGACTGGTTCTATTGTGGGTGTTGCTTACCTGACTGAGTTATTCATTGGTTGGTATAGTATGAACGACTACGAGCAGTATACCTTCTTCTATAGCCGTGGTAACCTGTTTAGCCCTTATGGCTGGAGCTACTATGGAATGATGTTCTGTAACGTTGTATCTCCACAGTTCTTCTGGTTCCGCAAGCTGCGTCGCAATATTGCTTTCACTTTCTTTATGAGTGTGCTGGTAAACGTAGGTATGTGGTTCGAGCGCTTTGTGATCATCGTTACTTCTCTATACCGCGACTACCTGCCAAGTAGCTGGAGCTATTACTATAGCCCTACCATTTGGGAGATCGGTTTCTACCTAGGTACTTTCGGATTGTTCTTTACATGTTTCTTCTTGTTTGCTAAGTACTTCCCAACCATTGCGGTGGCTGAGATCAAATATGTACTGAAAACAAGTGGTGAAAACTATAAGGATAGAATGACACCAATAGAAACACAGAAGGTGGATGAGTTTGTGCATGAGCACGCTCACTAGTTGAAATGGTGTGATTTGGAGATGTAGGATTGAGGGATGTTGGGATTATAAAATTTGAATTTTTTAAGCTTAATATATGGCGCTAAAAAGATTTGTTGTTGGATGCTTTGATGATGAAGCAGTTTTATTTCCAGCTGTGAAGAAAGTTCGCAATGCAGGTTATAAGATCCAGGATGTTTATACACCTTTTCCTGTGCATGGTTTGGATCATGCATTAGGTATGCGTGAAACAAGTTTGCACACTGCTGGTTTCATCTATGGCATTACCGGTACCACTACTGCATTGAGCTGCATGAGTTGGATATTTACCAAGGATTGGCCTTTGAACATTGGTGGTAAGCCAAACCTTCCATTACCTGCTTTCATTCCTATCACTTTCGAGTTGACAGTATTGTTTGCAGCGGTAGGTATGGTACTTACTTTCTGCTACCTATGCCAGTTAGCTCCATTTGTTAAGCGTCATCACTTTCACCCACGTGCTACCGACGATCTTTTCGTAATGGCCATTGAGTGTACAGAAAGAACCAATATTGATGATCTGAAAGGATTTTTAACCAGTGCCGGCGCTGTAGAAGTAGATTTCCAGGTGGCTGAGACCGGATGGTGGTTTGGCAGGTACGATAAAGAACAGAAACTATACGCCGAGGAACAAGCGATCGCAGGTTAAAACCAGATAAGAACAAACACAATGAAGAAAATATTTTTTATATCAACAGTTTCGTTAGCAGCCATAGTAATGGTAAGCTGCGGCGATGATGTAAAGCGTACACCAGGAAAAGATTATATGCCGGACATGCGTATGAGCCGCGCATACGAAACTTATGCTGATCACAGCAACCTGGCTGATAAAGGGATCAACTACAAACCAGAGCCTGTTGTAGGTACAGTATCAAGAGGTGAGGAATTACCTTATCACCTGCAAAACAATGAGGAAGGCTATGCGCAAAGTGCTGCAGTTACCAACCCTCTTCCTGATCTTACAGAATTGGAAATGACCGAGACTGACAGGTTGTACCAGATAAACTGTGCTATCTGTCACGGTGCTAAGCTGGATGGTAACGGCCCGCTGTACAAAGGTGGTGCAGGTCCATATGCAGCAAAACCAGCTACACTGGTTGGCGATCCAAATATTGAAAAACTATCAGAAGGTACTTACTTCCATGTGATGACCTACGGAAAAGGTGTTATGGGAAGTTATGCTTCGCAGCTTACCCGTAAGCAACGCTGGATGGTGGCTAAATATATCAAGGCTAAGCAAGCTGGTGCAGCTACACCAGCAGCAGGCGGCACAAATGCAGCTGATAGCGCAGCAGCAGGTGGAGCAACAACAGCAACAACACCCAGTAAATAATAAGAACAAACTGCAATCAAAATAATTTACGATGGCATCTACTATAAGAGAGCATTTTGAAGTAACAGGAAAGATGAAGACTTGGTCGTACGGTCTGATGGCGATTGGTCTGCTAGCATTTATCATTGGGCTTGTAACCAAGGGCATGAGCCACGATCCGCATGAGCAAGGAATTTTCTGGGGTACATTATTATACAACAGTGTATTCTTCCTGTTGATCACCAATGCCAGCATGTTCTTTATCTGTGTAACCACGCTTGCTCATGGTGGATGGCAGGTTGCTTTCCGCAGGGTGCCTGAGGCTATCTCTGCTATTGTTCCAATTTTCGGTCTTATTACCTTTTTGATATTGATGTTCATCCTGTTTGGCTTGGGTCACGGAGATCATCATCCAATTTACCATTGGCTACACCCTGAAGGAGATGAAATACTGATGGGTAAATCAGGATTTTTGAACGTAACATTCTTTGTTATCTGGAGTTTCTTGTCAATAGCTGGTTGGTCTTTCCTGGGTTACAGGATGCGTAAGCTGAGCTATGACACTGACAATGCTCCATTAAACTTAGAGCAAGGTAAAAAATGGGTGTGGAATAACACTGTTCGCGGTTCTATGTTCCTGGTATGGTTTGGTCTTACAGTGGGTTCTACTACGCCATGGTTGTGGTTGATGAGTATAGATGCACACTGGTACAGTACCATGTATAGCTGGTATACTTTCGCTAGCTCATTCGTTGCTGGTATGTCATTGATAGCTCTGTGGGTAATCTTTATGAAAAACAGGGGCTACCTGGAGTATACAACTAATGAGCACCTGCACGATATCGGTAAGTTCATGTTTGCGTTCTCTATCTTCTGGACATACCTATGGTTTAGCCAGTACATGCTTATCTGGTATTCTAACATGCCGGAAGAAACTCTATACTTCAAGCACAGGGTACAAGGTCCGTGGAAAGGAATATTTTTTCTAAACCTTATCATCAACTTCATCGCTCCGTTACTAATTTTGATGAAGCGTAGCGCTAAGAGAAACTATACCCTGGTTACCTTCATGGCAGTTCTTATCATCTTTGGACACTGGATCGATTTCAACCAGATGGTAATGGCCAGTGTATCGCAGGATCATGTAACGCTCGGCTGGCTTGACTTTGGTATCCTTGCCCTATTTGCAGGCATGATCATCTTCTTTGTTGGTAGAGCACTTACTAAGGCGCCGGTTGTTGCAAAGAACCACCCGTTCCTAAAAGAAAGTATCATTCACCACACCTAATAACTAACTACTGCTAATTATTACGAATAGAAAATATTAGAATAAAATGTCAATGTATTTCACCATCGCCGTCATAGTTTTAGTGTTTGTGGTCATCTTCCAGATAGCCAAAGCCAGTGAATATGTAGGTATACTGAAGGGAGAAGAAAAAACCAGGAAGCAGGCTAATAAGATCAATGGTTTCCTGATGGTGGCTTTCCTTGTGCTGGGCCTGTTGGGCGTATACTATTGTGATGTGGCACTAAGAGGTAAAATACTAGGTGAAAGTGCATCAGTAGAAGGTGAGAAAGTAGACGAGATGCTTTACCTTACCATTGCTGTTACAGGTATCGTTTTCCTCATCACACAAGTTCTACTGTTCTGGTTCAGTTATAAATACCAGGAAAAAGAAAACAACAAAGCATTCTTCTTCCCACACAATAACAAGCTGGAAGTTATCTGGACTGTAATACCGGCAATCGTTCTTACTGTACTTGTAGTAATTGGTTTAAGAAACTGGTTCATCTTCACAGGCGAAGCTCCTAAGAATGCTTTGGTTGTAGAGGTTACTGGTAAGCAATTCGGCTGGATATTCAGGTACCCGGGTAAAGACCAGGAGTTTGGTAAGAAGTACTTCAGGAATATTGAAGAAGGAACGAACTCTATCGGTTTGATCTGGGAAGACAATCCACAGGCAAACCAGAAAGCCGATCCATATGCTTTTGATGATATCGTAATGGAGCAAAAGGTTTACATCGTTAAAGGACGTCCGGTTAAGTTCATCATTGGCTCAAGAGATGTTATTCATGATGTGGGTCTTGCACACTTCAGAATGAAGATGGACGCTGTTCCTGGAACGCCTACTACACTTTGGTTTACGCCTAAGTATACCACTGAAGAAATGAAAGAGATCACTGGTAACTCCAACTTTGTATACGAGATCAGCTGCGACCAGATGTGCGGAAACGGGCACTACTCTATGAAGGGTACGATAGAAGTGGTAACGCAGGAACAGTTTGATACATGGATGGCAGGACAAAAACCTTATTACTTCGCAGCGTTCCCAGAAAAGGATCCGGCAGCAGCAGCTCCAGCAGGTGCACCAGCAGCTCCTGCAGCACCAGCAGCTGGCGCTGATACCACCGCAACTGCTTCTTTGAAAAAAAGCGGTGGCAACCAAAACAAACTGAAGTAATCAAACATTAGAAATTATCTGCCCTAACAGGCAAAAATTAATAGGTATGAGTAACGAGCAGGCTTTACACGCACACACTACCACAGGCCACGATGCACATCACGACGAGCATCATGGTGACCACCATCATCATAAAGAGACTTTCATTTCAAAGTATATCTTTAGCCAGGACCACAAAATGATTGCAAAGCAGTTCCTGGTAACAGGTATGGTTTGGGCAATTTTGGGTGGTTTTATGTCAGTAGTGTTCAGGATCCAACTTGGATATCCTGACCAGTCTTTCCCTTGGATGGAAGCTATACTGGGTAAATGGGCGCCAGGTGGTCGTATAACTGCTGACGCTTATTATGCATTGGTAACTACACACGGAACTGTACTTGTATTCTTCGTATTGACCGCGGGTCTGAGTGGAACCTTTGCCAACTTCTTAATTCCGTTGCAAATTGGTGCAAGAGACATGGCTTCGCCTTTTATGAACATGCTTAGCTATTGGTTCTTCTTTGCTGCAGGTATTGTAATGCTTTCTTCAGTTTTCGTAGAAACTGGTCCTTTTAGTGGTGGATGGACAGCTTATCCTCCTTTGAGTGCTTTAGGTTCTACATCGCCTGGTTCTAAAACAGGTATGGATCTATGGTTGATGAGTATGGCCTTGTTCGTTGTTAGTAGCTTGTTGGGTGGTTTGAACTATATCGCTACCATCCTGAATATGCGTACAAAAGGTATGACCATGACGCGTCTGCCTCTTACGATCTGGGCCTTGTTCTTTACAGCAGTTTTGGGTGTACTTTCTTTCCCTGTACTTTTTGCAGGTTTCATCCTGCTGATCTTCGATCGTAATTTTGGTACTAGCTTTTACCTGAGTGATATATATGTAAATGGTGTAGGGGCTCTTTCTAACGAAGGTGGTAGCGCAATCCTTTACCAACACTTGTTCTGGTTCCTTGGCCACCCTGAGGTTTACATTATCTTGTTACCTGCCATGGGTATGGCTTCAGAAATATTGAGTACCAATGCACGTAAACCGATCTTTGGTTATATGGCCATGCTTGGTTCTATGTTCGCCATTGCGGTACTAGCATTCCTTGTATGGGCGCACCACATGTTTGTATCAGGACTAAATCCTTTCCTTGGTTCATTCTTCGTACTACTTACATTGTTGATCGCCGTACCATCAGCTATCAAAGTATTTAACTGGCTTACTACTTTGTGGAGAGGTAATATCAGGTTCACACCTGGTATGCTGTTCTCTATAGGATTTGTAAGCTTATTCATTTCAGGTGGTCTTACAGGTATCTTCCTTGGTAACTCTGCCCTGGACATTCACCTGCATGATACCTATTTCGTAATCGCTCACTTCCACATTGTAATGGGTGTGGCTAGTATGTTCGGAATGTTCGCAGGTATCTATCACTGGTATCCTAAGATGTTCGGTCGCTTTATGAACAACACGCTTAGTTATATCCATTTCTGGATAACTATGGCTGGTGCTTACCTGATCTTCTGGCCAATGCACTACGAAGGTTTAGCTGGTATGCCACGTCGTTACTACGACTATAGCGTATGGGAAAGCTTCAAACAGTTCACTGAGTTGAATAAGTTCATCACCATAGTAGCTATCATCGTTTTTGCGGTTCAATTCCTGTTCTTGTTCAACTTCTTCTATTCTATCTGGAAAGGTAGAAAAGTAACTACTCAAAATCCTTGGGGTTCAAATACACTGGAGTGGACCACACCTATCAATCCTGGTCATGGTAACTGGGTAGGCGAAATTCCGGAAGTACACCGTTGGGCATATGACTACGGTAAAGATGGTAGAGAATTTATTTCTCAAGTAGAACCAGTAGGGGCAGACGAGAGTAAACACTAATAAAAAGCTGCTTGCACTTTATGTATAGCAGAAAGAATAAAAGTAAATGCCCTGATCAACTCAGGGCATTGGCTTAAAGAATATGTGCGCTTGCAATGATGAGTAAGACAGAAAATATATCAGCCAGTTTGACCTTGGCAACTAAAGTGAAAGACTACTTTCAGTTGATCAAGTTTACGCTCAGCTTCACAGTTGTATTTTCTTGTGTGGTTTGTTATCTGCTTGCTCCGGGTGTTACATATGATCTAAAAATGGTGCTCTTGCTTTTTATAGCAGGGATGCTGGTTACAGGCAGTGCAAATGCCATAAACCAGGCTGTGGAAAAGGATACAGATGCCATGATGAAGCGTACAGGAAAACGTCCTGTTGCCGACGGAAGAATGAGCCAGCAAGAGGCTTATACATTTGCCTTTATTGCAGGGCTGCTGGGGGTGTTCATGATGTGGTATTTCTTCAACATGGCCTCCGCTATCATTTCTGCATTCAGTTTGTTCTTATATGCTTTTATATATACACCACTAAAAAAGGTGAATTCAATAGCAGTATTGGTGGGAGCTTTTCCTGGTGCCTTACCTTGTTTGATAGGTTGGGTAGCAGGCTTTTCTCCTGATGAGCCTATTTGGTGGACGGGCGGTTTAATACTTTTCAGTATCCAGTTTCTTTGGCAGTTCCCGCATTTTTGGGCTATTGCCTGGGTAGCACATACTGATTATAGTAAAGCTGGTTTCAAATTATTGCCGGCAGATAAAGGACCAACAAAATTTACAGCGCTGCAAGCAGTAATGTACTCGGTGCTGATGATACCTGTAGGACTACTGCCTAAGTATATTGGTATAACAGGAATGGTTAGTTTG from Aridibaculum aurantiacum includes:
- a CDS encoding TAT-variant-translocated molybdopterin oxidoreductase, encoding MEQKKYWQSFGELNQSNANQSAGEDEFQEDLPLEVDDKGLLDAKTPRRDFLKFMGFSTAAAAVAASCEMPVKKAIPFVNKPQEITPGVANYYATTYVQDNEVVSAIAKVRDGRPIKIEGNELSTIYQGGTSARMQASVLDLYDTSRLTVPKANNKEVSTFDAFDKMVMAELDQLGGRPVVVLTNTITSPTTRDAITQFLGRYPGRHVQYDAISYSGMLQANEASYGRRTIPSYNFAAARVIVSLNADFLGTWLSPVEFNKQYAETRRLNNTDLQMSRHIQFEPVMTMTGANADERYNHRPSETGAIALALYAAVGGAVTAPALPANLQQAVARTAKALQDARGAAVVVAGSNDVNIQTIVNGINDAIGANGSTIDWGTTYNTYQGIDTDMVQLVNDMNSGAIGALLIYNVNPAYNYFDQQKFVEGMKRVKFAVSFNQKMDETSQLCKYVIPDHHYLESWGDVEPKTGYFSLLQPTIHPLFKTRQWQDSLLRWSGATTDYLGALRTYWIGRLGSESRWDKAIQDGVVSPAAATSVNSTRTAATSSAPDTLRSTQTPTGGLLTALAAGGTTARGASFNSGGVAQAAATITAAQSSGTEVVLYQKVTMGIGSQANNPWLQETPDPITKATWDNYAIISPAMALNIFGIDLTKNGDSDAYEVHSEKPVLKITANGKTIELPIIIVPGTNQNTVGIAVGYGRGTNAVYDGENATRDDNAMERARVNIGKAGGGVGKNVFPLVTFNGRNRDYYIYKAEVAKAGYKASVAQNQVSNSHHGRTEVVIETSLASLKANPEIILGRRKHMHEDFAPKTGNFEKEATLYPLFPKPGIKWGMSIDMNTCTGCHACVVACTAENNVAVVGKSEVARHHDMHWLRIDRYFSGDLDNPNVVFQPMLCQHCDNAPCENVCPVAATNHNSEGINQMIYNRCIGTRYCGNNCPYKVRRFNWADYMGADSFPNNQHGTNSMTDASRMMNDDLTRMVLNPDVTVRSRGVIEKCSFCVQRLQDGKLKAKKESRPLRTGAEGYDVKTACQQACPADAIIFGNVNDEQSDVFQHRANNQNRLFYVLEMIHTLPNVSYLAKVRNVDALMPVGKKEQATVGGEAEQDNTTRDQKH
- the nrfD gene encoding NrfD/PsrC family molybdoenzyme membrane anchor subunit; the encoded protein is MHLKYESQIREPLVDGNKDYHQVTEDIIRPIEAKPSRLWYIGFFISVALLLFGVYSVYREVTYGIGEWNLNKTIGWGWDITNFVWWVGIGHAGTLISAILLLFRQGWRTGVNRAAEAMTIFAVMCAGQFPIFHMGRVWMAFFVLPYPNTRGPLWVNFASPLLWDVFAISTYFTVSLLFWYSGLLPDFATVRDRAKTKLRKLLYGVAAFGWNGSTKHWQRHESLSLVLAGLSTPLVLSVHTIVSFDFATSVIPGWHTTIFPPYFVAGAIFSGFAMVQTLMIVVRKVLNLQDYITIGHIEAMNKVIVLTGSIVGVAYLTELFIGWYSMNDYEQYTFFYSRGNLFSPYGWSYYGMMFCNVVSPQFFWFRKLRRNIAFTFFMSVLVNVGMWFERFVIIVTSLYRDYLPSSWSYYYSPTIWEIGFYLGTFGLFFTCFFLFAKYFPTIAVAEIKYVLKTSGENYKDRMTPIETQKVDEFVHEHAH
- a CDS encoding c-type cytochrome, with the protein product MKKIFFISTVSLAAIVMVSCGDDVKRTPGKDYMPDMRMSRAYETYADHSNLADKGINYKPEPVVGTVSRGEELPYHLQNNEEGYAQSAAVTNPLPDLTELEMTETDRLYQINCAICHGAKLDGNGPLYKGGAGPYAAKPATLVGDPNIEKLSEGTYFHVMTYGKGVMGSYASQLTRKQRWMVAKYIKAKQAGAATPAAGGTNAADSAAAGGATTATTPSK
- a CDS encoding DUF3341 domain-containing protein — protein: MALKRFVVGCFDDEAVLFPAVKKVRNAGYKIQDVYTPFPVHGLDHALGMRETSLHTAGFIYGITGTTTALSCMSWIFTKDWPLNIGGKPNLPLPAFIPITFELTVLFAAVGMVLTFCYLCQLAPFVKRHHFHPRATDDLFVMAIECTERTNIDDLKGFLTSAGAVEVDFQVAETGWWFGRYDKEQKLYAEEQAIAG
- a CDS encoding c-type cytochrome produces the protein MTKHRRIAKTIVSSVTFALFFLFTTNIYAQPNGQALFSSNCASCHAVHKDLTGPKLAGVEERWGNQENLYKWIKNSSAYLKTGDQYAVSLWEKWNRTNMPAFNLSDEEIGAILTYINSVPDPALAQPVPGVTGAQGGGEGDNTLLYGILTLVLAIVVLILLQVNSSLRKLSAEKQGEPVLEPVPFWRNKVYIATFTIILFCIGGYLTVTGAIGLGRSQNYQPEQPIYYSHKVHAGTNQISCLYCHGGAQEGKHANIPSLNICMNCHMAVNEYTGTDKLYKEDGTEVNGTAEIQKLYKMAGYEPGKPWDPSKGKPIEWVKIHNLPDHVYFNHAQHVTAGKVACQTCHGEIQNMDEVKQFADLSMGWCVNCHRETKVQFQDNGFYSIYQKFHDDLKNGKIDSARGITVEKIGGTECQKCHY
- a CDS encoding quinol:cytochrome C oxidoreductase, translated to MASTIREHFEVTGKMKTWSYGLMAIGLLAFIIGLVTKGMSHDPHEQGIFWGTLLYNSVFFLLITNASMFFICVTTLAHGGWQVAFRRVPEAISAIVPIFGLITFLILMFILFGLGHGDHHPIYHWLHPEGDEILMGKSGFLNVTFFVIWSFLSIAGWSFLGYRMRKLSYDTDNAPLNLEQGKKWVWNNTVRGSMFLVWFGLTVGSTTPWLWLMSIDAHWYSTMYSWYTFASSFVAGMSLIALWVIFMKNRGYLEYTTNEHLHDIGKFMFAFSIFWTYLWFSQYMLIWYSNMPEETLYFKHRVQGPWKGIFFLNLIINFIAPLLILMKRSAKRNYTLVTFMAVLIIFGHWIDFNQMVMASVSQDHVTLGWLDFGILALFAGMIIFFVGRALTKAPVVAKNHPFLKESIIHHT